A single Flavobacterium sp. 1 DNA region contains:
- a CDS encoding LUD domain-containing protein — protein sequence MNLFKKLFGSNDSSSNEDRDDNSNKPNPDINSPLDEQFIYNFKKNGGKFLYCENLNEVKEQFENILEENDWFECEALCYEPKLFFLLDENKLTYGQNINPKFLLSGCENLITEEGSILFSSNQIKQKKPNDLPANIVILAKTSQIVEGKSDGLSAIRKKYLTEYPTNITTIKYFEKAKEEDFTQYGSSAKNLYLLLLEDL from the coding sequence ATGAATCTTTTTAAAAAATTATTTGGTTCTAACGACTCTTCTTCTAATGAAGACAGAGATGATAATTCAAATAAGCCAAATCCAGATATTAACTCCCCTCTGGATGAACAATTCATCTACAATTTTAAAAAAAATGGCGGTAAATTTTTATACTGTGAAAATTTAAATGAAGTAAAAGAACAATTTGAAAACATACTTGAAGAAAATGATTGGTTTGAATGTGAAGCCTTATGCTATGAGCCTAAATTATTTTTTTTATTAGATGAAAACAAACTTACTTACGGACAAAATATAAATCCTAAATTTTTATTGTCTGGTTGTGAAAATCTGATAACTGAAGAAGGATCTATTTTATTTTCCTCCAATCAGATTAAGCAAAAAAAACCAAATGACTTACCCGCCAATATTGTGATTTTGGCAAAAACAAGCCAGATTGTTGAAGGCAAAAGTGATGGTCTTAGTGCTATCCGAAAAAAATATTTAACAGAATACCCCACCAATATTACAACCATCAAATATTTTGAAAAAGCAAAAGAAGAAGATTTTACTCAGTATGGAAGCTCTGCAAAAAATTTATACCTGTTGCTTTTAGAAGATCTTTAA
- the ftsH gene encoding ATP-dependent zinc metalloprotease FtsH — protein sequence MAKENNPNSNFKVSPWLVYTAIILIFLGISFATGGSSFQEPAQLTSSKFNSFLEKGQIEKVIVYNKSEAEVFLNPKALNDPEHKKVAKDLLGNTNKGPHYSFDIGNDQIFQTKLEKAVAEGKLKDFNFLPKSNWTDILISLLPIIIIIGVWIFIMRKMSGGPGGGGGQIFNIGKSKAKLFDEKTDIKTTFKDVAGLEGAKEEIQEIVEFLKNPEKYTNLGGKIPKGALLVGPPGTGKTLLAKAVAGEAQVPFFSLSGSDFVEMFVGVGASRVRDLFKQAKEKSPAIIFIDEIDAVGRARGKSNMSGGNDERENTLNQLLTEMDGFGTNSNVIVLAATNRADVLDKALMRAGRFDRQIFVDLPDIRERAEIFQVHLAPIKKVENLDLDFLAKQTPGFSGADIANVCNEAALIAARNNKTAVDKQDFLDAVDRIIGGLEKKNKIITPEEKRAIAIHEAGHATVSWMLEHAAPLIKVTIVPRGQSLGAAWYLPEERQIVRTDQMLDEMCATMGGRAAEKVTFDRISTGALSDLEKVTRQARAMVTIYGLNDKIGNVTYYDSSGQSEYSFSKPYSDDTAKIIDAEISELIEGQYLRAIQILEKNKDKLNQLADILIEKEVIFKDDLETIFGKRTFDKNLGEVVS from the coding sequence ATGGCTAAAGAAAATAATCCAAACTCAAATTTCAAGGTAAGCCCTTGGTTAGTATATACTGCAATAATATTAATTTTTTTAGGAATAAGTTTTGCAACTGGAGGATCAAGCTTTCAGGAACCAGCACAACTTACATCTTCAAAATTTAATTCCTTTTTAGAAAAAGGACAAATTGAAAAAGTAATTGTTTATAACAAAAGCGAAGCCGAAGTTTTTTTAAATCCTAAAGCCTTAAACGATCCTGAACATAAAAAAGTAGCCAAAGATTTATTAGGCAACACTAATAAAGGACCTCACTATTCTTTTGACATAGGTAATGATCAGATTTTTCAAACTAAATTAGAAAAAGCTGTTGCCGAAGGTAAATTGAAAGATTTCAATTTTTTACCAAAAAGTAACTGGACAGATATCCTGATAAGCCTATTGCCAATAATAATCATTATTGGGGTTTGGATATTTATTATGAGAAAAATGTCTGGTGGTCCAGGTGGCGGAGGCGGACAGATTTTCAATATTGGAAAATCAAAAGCAAAACTTTTTGACGAAAAAACGGACATCAAAACTACATTTAAAGATGTTGCCGGTTTAGAAGGTGCTAAAGAAGAAATACAAGAAATTGTAGAATTCCTTAAGAACCCTGAAAAATACACTAATCTTGGAGGTAAAATCCCTAAAGGAGCTTTACTGGTAGGACCTCCGGGAACAGGAAAAACCTTATTAGCCAAAGCCGTTGCAGGAGAAGCTCAAGTGCCATTTTTCTCTCTATCTGGATCAGATTTTGTAGAAATGTTCGTAGGAGTTGGTGCTTCACGTGTACGTGATTTGTTCAAACAAGCCAAAGAAAAATCTCCAGCTATTATTTTCATTGACGAAATTGATGCTGTTGGTAGAGCCAGAGGGAAAAGCAACATGTCTGGCGGTAACGATGAAAGAGAGAATACTCTAAATCAATTGCTGACTGAAATGGACGGTTTCGGAACTAATTCTAATGTTATTGTTTTAGCTGCAACCAATAGAGCCGATGTTTTAGACAAAGCCTTGATGCGTGCTGGTCGTTTTGACAGACAAATTTTTGTTGACTTACCAGATATCCGCGAAAGAGCTGAAATTTTCCAAGTTCACTTAGCTCCTATCAAAAAAGTAGAAAATCTTGATCTTGATTTTCTAGCTAAACAAACTCCAGGGTTTTCTGGTGCCGACATTGCTAATGTTTGTAACGAAGCTGCTTTGATTGCTGCAAGAAATAACAAAACCGCAGTTGACAAACAAGATTTTCTTGATGCTGTAGACAGAATTATTGGAGGTCTTGAAAAGAAAAACAAAATCATTACTCCTGAAGAAAAAAGAGCAATTGCTATTCATGAAGCAGGTCATGCAACAGTAAGCTGGATGCTTGAACATGCAGCACCGCTTATCAAAGTAACAATTGTACCCCGCGGACAAAGTTTAGGCGCAGCTTGGTATCTTCCTGAAGAAAGACAAATCGTTAGAACTGATCAAATGTTAGACGAAATGTGTGCTACTATGGGAGGAAGAGCAGCAGAAAAAGTTACTTTCGACCGAATTTCGACTGGAGCACTTAGTGATTTAGAAAAAGTAACACGACAAGCCCGTGCGATGGTAACTATTTATGGTTTAAATGACAAAATAGGAAATGTTACTTATTATGATTCATCCGGACAGAGCGAATACAGTTTTTCTAAACCTTATTCTGATGATACTGCTAAAATAATTGACGCTGAAATTTCAGAATTAATTGAAGGACAATACCTTAGAGCTATTCAAATTTTAGAAAAAAACAAAGACAAATTAAATCAGCTTGCCGATATTTTAATTGAAAAAGAAGTAATCTTTAAAGATGATTTAGAAACTATATTTGGAAAAAGAACTTTCGACAAAAACTTAGGTGAAGTAGTTTCATAA